The genomic stretch ATGCGTAGATGAGGTTAGCTTCCATGCTACGCTCCCATCCGAGACAAAATTTCGGTAGAACCCCTCCACTGTTCTCTCGATACACGTCCCGACAGGGAGAGTGTGTATCTAGAGAAGAATGGGGAGGTGCTACCCAAACTCTGACTCGGACGGGGGCGGAACATGGAAGCTAACCCCTCTACGCATCCGTGGGCTGTCCAAAAAATGTGGACAATCTGAAAGAGATACAGTCGCAGATATGCACTGATCCACATACCAACGACCGTGTATCCCTTTTGGATAGAAGACGCCTAACTCATTGACGACATCTACTTACGACAACTACAAAGAAGAGAGGAGATTTATACCTAGGGTGGCAGCACAGAGGCAGGTAGGGCCCACAAAGATGATCGGGGTCACCGAGTACCTCCCATGGGTCCTCCTCCTACAAAAAGGGCAAAAACGGTTAGTATCCACTCAAAATTGCGGCAGCACTTCCCTTGCACGGAGAGGTTCCAAAAACCTGCAAAAAATATGGCACGAAGGCCAACAACCACATATTTACTAAACttaactacaactactactactaacaacaactactactaacaACTACTatctactacaactactactactactaacacTAGAAGATAGGGCTTACCTTGGCGGCGGCGAAGCGAGGACTGACGATGGAGAAAGGGATCACCGCAGCAATGAGGATCGACGGGACGTCGGCTTGGCaccttcctcttcctcctcctccccttctctttcttccttcttcttcctcctctttctcccttcttcttcctcctcttcttcctcccttctccTCCTTCTTCTTATCTTTCTCCTTTCTCCTTCCTCTTCTCCTATCTGCAGGGCCGGGGGAGCTTGGGCCGGGGCTAGCGCCGGTAGGCTCCTCGTGGAGGGAGGGGTGGCGGCGGGTGTGGGTCGGGACGGGGAGGGGAGGGGCGCAGGCCGGGGCGGGAGAGCTTAGTCGGGGCAAGATCCGGCCGCCGGCTGGCCGTGGAGGAAGGGACAGCGGCGGTGGTCGGTAGAGGTGGGCGCGGGCAGGGACCGGGGGGGCACGGTAGGGGCAGGGGCGGGGGGTGGGAGCTCGGTCGGGGTGAGATCCGGCTGCTGGCCGGCCGTGGAGAAAGGGCTAGCGGCGGTGGGCGGTGCGGGTAGGGACGGGGTTGCGCGGGCAGGGGCGGGGGGTGCAGGCCGAGGTGGGGAGCAGTGGGTGGCGGTGCGGGCACGGCTGGGGGAGTTGGGctaacgagagagagagagagaggagtgtAGGTAGGGGACTTGGGCCGGCCTTTAGGTTACtcacctttgccgagtgccaggcccagtggcactcgacaaagggcttttaattttttttaaatgttctttgccgagtgcctctaggattgacactcggcaaaggctcttTGCCTAGTGCCAGCTCAGGCACTAGGCAAAGaaatttcttttgtttttttcttccaAGTTTTTTCTGGTGCCTTGCTACAGTAAATACATTTCAAATTCAAAAGTTGGGacaattttgagtttttagtatattttgtttttttgaatttttttgacaACTCTAAATTTGAACTGTAGGTACATGGAataatgcatttttttattccaAAAATGGTATTGGTGATGTTCGGAGCATGTTGTGGCCGTATCCAGGACCTCGCATGAAATTACGACCCTCTTGGTGTCGTAACATGACGAGTTACGTGCGAAGAAAGTGTTTTTGAATTATATAAAATCCAAACGAAGTCTAAAATTGATGAAACTTGACGAGGTCTCTTGTCATCGCATGTGAAGGTAGTGgtaaaaatttgagaaagttttgagCAATCACATATAGAGATGTTTAGGTTTTGGACATCAGACGCTCTGAACTTGCCTCGAGCTGGTTGAATGCGAGGCTCAGCGACCCCGAGATGCGTCCTGTAAGGTTGTTGTGGTGCAGGCTGAGCATCTTGATATGCTTCAAGTTGTGACCAAGCTCGCGACACATGTTGCCGCTGATATTGTTGAAGCTGATGACCATAAGAGCAGTCTAGAAACTACATGTATTTCTATATCTATATATTAATTtatatacatactatatatagtaACCATGGTTCCAATGggtagtttctatagaatagtgttttatccaatcatatttattctctctccattctcaattaattatatcacttcatgtcatggatttctaacttagactcggtttttatgatttttgctctctctcttcaataactaccttgcTACATCAGCAAATGCTTAAGTGATActataattaatgtctatagaaactatgagaGCAGTCCTAATGCTAGAAACTACGGTTCCagtggatagtttctatagaataatTTTTCATCTAATCACATTCAATTTCTCTctattctcaaccaatcataaCACTTCGTGTCTTGGATCTCGTATAGACATGATTTCTAACTTAAattcagtttctatgatttttgctctctcttcaataactaccttgcCATATCAACAAAATGCATAGATGACACTAATTAATGTCTTAATCGTTAGGCTGGTGCAAGTGCTCAAGTTGGCAGGGAGCGGCCCAGAGAAGGCATTGCGAGTCAAGTTGAGCGTATAGAGGCGATGCAGACGACTGAGGCTGGCGGGGATGTTCCCGCTGATTTTATTGGAGCTCAGGTCAAGAGTCATCAAGGATGATAGGTTTCGGTAGGCGACAGGACGCCGGTGAGCCCATGGGACGGGAGGCTCAATTGTTAACGAGTATGTTTAGGATAGACCTGGTCTTACTATTGTAACAGCACGTTGTGCATGACTGTTGGTAATCGTGGTCACCATGCGGTGCCTTGCGTGGTGAGCCACTCCTTCACTCCTGTAATCCATATATATGAGCCGCACATGCCAATGTAAATTGTTGTTGGCTCGCATTCTTCTTGTTTACATGGTATCAGCTGTCTAGGTTTTCTTCTTTCTGCCAATCGCCGCCGCTGTTGCATCCCTCACGCTCCAGCCACCGGCATTCCCCAACTTCCGTTGCCAACCCTCTCCACTATGGATCTCAACCCCTTGTTCGACGGTGACGTCGACGTTGACTCCCACTCCTTGTCTAATTCTGCCACCGACGGTGACGTCGCTTTCTTCACCGATGCGGTCGTGCTCCCTACTCCCCTAGCCACCGTTCTCTAGACCATGAACATTCGTCACCACGTTCTGGTCAAACTCGATCTCCAAGAATCCAACTATGCCGAGTGGCGGTGCTTCTTCGATGCTGTCGTCGGGAAATTCAGCCTCACCGACCACCTCTCCACATCGCCCACTTCTGCAAATCATCGTGATCCCAATTGGGCCATGCTCGATCAATGCATCCTTAGCTGGATCTACAACACGATCTCGAAGGATGTTCGCGCGATTGTGCATGTTCCTCGATCCGCTCCCTCGTCCAAGGCAACATTGACATCACAACCTACACCGGCAAACTGAAGCAGCTCGCCGACGTTCTTCGGGATGTCGGCCAGCCGGTGCGCGAGACGTCCCAGGTCCTGAACATGCTTCGCGGCCTCTCCACCAAGTACCGCCATGCTGTTCCGGTCATCACTGCCCAGTAGCCGCCGCACACCTTCCTCTCTGTGCGCTCCTATCTGCTGTTGGAGGAACAGTACGATGTGGAGCACGCGAAGTCTGTTGCCCAGCACGCACTCATGGCCAGCGCAGGCTTTGGAGCCGGCGGATCGAGCACCGGCGGTGCCCCGAACACTAGGTCTTGGCCTGTGGCTACCTCCTCGGGCGATGGGAACTCCAGGGCTTCCCGTTCGACTAGCCGTACGCGCCACGGCAATGGCGCGCTGAACCACGGCGACTACAATCACAGTGGCCGCAGACGCGGGCGTGGTCGTGGTGGACCTCCCGGCCCTAGACCTCCTGCCTGGCAGCCCGGTGAGCCTGGCCCAATCCCCTGGACGGGCATGGTTTAGGCCTGGCAAATGCCTTTCCGTGTTCCTGCGTCGGGCGTTCTCGGACCGCGGCCAGGCACGGAGGCCAACCAGGCGTTCCACACTGCTCCTCTGGCGTTCCACGGCGCTGCTCCACCCAATCTCGGTGCCCAGCCGAACAACGTCTGGAACCACCAGGCCATGCTCGCTGCGCTGGTGAACTCCGGCGTTCCACCATCTAGACCACAGAGCGCCGAATGGTACTTCGACACCGGCGCCTCGTCACACATGTCCTCCAACGCTGGTAACCTCTCTGCTCTTCAGCCAGTTCATACTCCCACACCAATCATCATTGGCAATGGTGACACGCTGCCGGTCACTCACCGCGCGCGTGCCCAAATTGCCACAACCCGAGCACCTCTTTACCTTGATAATATTCTGGTGTCACCATCTCTTGTCAAGAACCTCATATCTGTCCGTTCACTGACTCACGATAATAATGTGTCTATTGAATTTGATCCGTTTGGTTTCTCTGTTAAGGATCTTCCAACGCGGGTGGAGATTCTCCGATGTAACAACAATGGAGAGCTCTATCCATTGGCGTCCTCTTCCCCCCAAGCTCTGGTCACCACTGCACCAACCATGGAGCTGTGGCGCCAGCACTTAGGACATCCCAGGCGTCAAGACTGGAAAATCATTGAACAACGAATCGAGAAACGCCTTAGTGGATGGAAAGGCAAAATGCTCACGTCTGGTGGCAGGTTAGTACTCATAAACTCGGTGCTTTCAAGCCTACCGATGTTTATGATGTCTTTCTTTGAACTACCAAAAGGGGTATTACAAAAGATAGATTGCTTTAGGTCACGTTTTTTTGGCAGAATGACCAACATAAAAAGAAGTACAGACTAGTCAAATGGGACATTTTGTGTCAACCAAGAGACCAGGGAGGGTTGGGTATCCAAAACCTGGAGATTCAAAACAAGTGTTTGCTTAGTAAATGGTTATTTAAATTATTAAATGAAGATGGTCTGTGGCAAGAGTTGttaagaaataaatatattaaagataAGACTTTGGGCAGCTGTCAGAAGAAGCCCATGGACTCGCACTTCTAGAAAAGTCTGATGAAGGTAAAAGATTATTTTCTGGGATTAGGACACTTCACTGTCAaagatggtacccaaactagatTTTGGTTTGATACTTGGATGGGAAATAAACCACTTAAGGATAGGTTTCCTGCATTATTTAACATTGTGAGAAGAAAACAAGACTCTATTGCGTCAGTGCTGAGTCTGCCTGATCTGAACATCtcctttagaaagaatttgaatGGTAGAAATTTAGAAAACTGACAGCGGATTGTTGCTTCTTTACAACAGGTTAATTTAATGCAGGAACGTGATGTGTTTGTATGGAACCTAAATGCCACAGGTATCTTCACAGTCAAGTCTATGTATGCTGCTTTAATCAACAACGGAGAGCGAGTTTCACAAGATATTTGGCAAACTAAGTTACCAATGAAGATAAAAATCTTTATGTGGTACTTAAAGAGAGGGGTAATCCTAACTAAAGATAATTTAGCTAGGAGGAATTGgcagggagacaaattgtgttctCTATGTCATCTTCCAGAAACAATTCAACATCTTTTTTTTGATTGCTACTATGCCAAATTTTTGTAGCGCGCTATTCATATTCTTTATGGTATTGTTCCGCCCACTAGTATTAATGTTTTGTTTGACTCTTGGTCGAAACAAGGGAATAAAAATTTAAACATGTTGTTATTAACAGCAGCATCAGCCTTACTGTGGGCACTGTGGATATCACGGAATGAGATAGTTTTTGATAAATGCAAACCTAAATCTCTTTTGCAGGTACTCTTCAGAGGAACTCACTGGCTGTGTCAATGGGCGAACTTACAACGGCGTGAAGGCCTAAAGGAGCAGCTCCTTTCAGTAGCAGTTCACCTAGAGATGTCGGCTTTAGCGGTTTTTAGTTCCAATGGTTGGCTTGCACACAGACATGTTGGTTACATTTAGTCAAAACCTTTTCTTATTCCAGTGGTCGTTTGGTCGAGCTGTTTATTCAGCCGGATTTGAGTCAGTTGGTGTTTTAATATTTGGTCTGATTCTATCTACGGATAGATGAAGCCGGAttttatcctttatctaaaaaaaatcagTTTTACAAGACTTTGGCCAACCTCGACCTCCAGTTCACCAGATCCCTCAATAACACGTGTGAAGCCTGCCAGCTAGGCAAACACGTTCGGCTGCCATTTTCCCCTTCCAATTTAGTCACATATGTTGCATTTCACATTGTTCACGCCGATGTTTGGACTTCCCCTTTGTCTAGTTTGTCCGGTTTCAAATATTACCTAGTGTTGATTGGTGATTACTCTCACTATGTGTGGACCTTTCCCTTGTGAGCAAAATCTGAAGTCTATAATTGCATTACTGCGTTCCACTCATATGTCCTGACTCAGTTCCAAATGCCACTACTTGCTGTTCAAACTGACAATGGGCGCGAGTTTGACAATGCCGCAATAAGCTCCCACCTAGCTGCTCATGGTGCTGTTCTTCATCTCTCTTGCCCATACACGTCGTCTCAAAATGGCAAGGCAGAGCGCATCATTCGCACCATCAATGACTGCGTTCGCAGCCTCCTATGCCATGCCAACATGCTCGTCACATTTTGGGTTGAGGCCCTTGCTACAGCTACTCACCTCATCAACCGCCGTCCATGTCAGTCGAGCGCCCCCATCACCCTGTTTCAGCAGCTGCTAGGCACCCCACATGAATATCGCCACCTAAGAGTCTTCGACTGTCTCTGCTACCCGAACCAAACCCCCActggtgaggtcgttgtcccgatcttcacgacgtaggataactagctgaagatcagcctataacttgctgcaagcagcgaggataactagtgcaacctgacgacacgcacaaggagccaaccaccgtctctatacggcagcctgaaccaaggattcgtccaaccacactctcaaagaaccaacctacgcaacctgaactcaaggatcaggagcacggattgggtgccgatgacgcggccgctttTGTAATCTccacgaaggaaaacacaagagcaaaggggtagagatctctctctgaagttgttagcacacagctgaacaaagtggtttgtattctcaatatcataagtcttagattacaatgagtcttagagggtatttatactagcaacagccctgctagataggtatgaaaacgaaatagagtttctgagggaaggcaatgtgaaaggtcccctcgaaatggattcccgaagtggcttcgcgtgactgttggcctccagagcagtttccaataaactgaccataactttttattgggaagtccaaatgacgtgTGGTTTGTTGCAACAGAAAGTTAACTTGATAAGCTTACACCCCATGTGCAGCATGTACCACGAAACctggtagattggtacagttttgcacgacAACTTGAACTTCATGCAGACTGATGACTCGATGACCAGTGTCGACTAAAACAGGTAGGCAGCTTTACTGGCATTACCAAACAGGTCGGCACCGGTGGCATTAGAAAgtagactcgaagagctttgcaacaagtgctcatgggccttcatagcgtCTCAGAAGTaaaagttatgatcttttctttcaactggtccgttctgcaccgcactggtccgatctgcccttctttcaactggtccgttctgcaccgtgttgttccaatccttgcggtccaagtcacctccttcatcatgtgtatacctaagcacaaccaaagtagaacacttagatagtataatattctcattaacattaatagaactctcacaaagtagtgcgttcacctcttgttgtagcttcttggctcggctacgtgtaattgctccatcaatggcttgggctggtgccggcgtagtcggtgtagaggttggcgtggaattagagggagcatgcttggttgggatgtcctcatcatcctccccctcttgaaaaggagtcgacctcgactctgattcttctaatccgaagaatggtgtcaagtcagcaacattgaaggttgtgctaacaccataatcttcaggaagctcaatcttgtaggcattatcattgatcctggacagcactctgaatggaccatctccccgtggcatcaacttggatttacgcttctcaggaaagcggtctttgcgaagatgtacccacactaaatctccgggctcaaatatcaccttcttgcgatgcttgtttgcccaatcagcatagtacttggaccttctttcgattgcttctttggtcttcccatgaatcttcttgacatatgatgcacgcttggatgcttccatgttaatcctttcctgcaatggcagaggcaacaaatcgatcggagcaaggggtttgaatccatacacaacttcaaaaggacacatattagttgtagaatgtactgccctgttgtaaGCGAATTCCACATGTGGTAAGCACTTTTCCCACTCCTTCAGGTTCTTCTTTATCAAGGCTCGTAGCAGCATAGAAAGTGTTCTattcacaacttcagtttgtccatccatttgaggatgacaagtggtggaaaacagCAGCCTTGTTCCAAGCTTTGCCCACAATGTCTTCCAAAAGTAGCTCAAGAACTTAGTGTCACGGTCTGAAACAATTGTTTTGGGCACGCCGTGTAATCTTACAATATCCCTGAAAAATAGAGAGGCTACGTGGGAAGCATCATCGCTtttatgacaaggtataaactgtgccattttagagaaccgatcaacaacaacaaaaattgaatccatccccctctttgtcctaggtaaacccaaaacaaaatccatgctaatatctTCCCAAGGGGTACTAGAAACAGGCAAGGGAGTATATAATCCATAAGGGTTCAGTTttgacttagctttgtgacatGTGATGCATCTTTGCACAAGTCGTTGGAcgtctcttctcatctttggccagtagaagtgatCAGCTAGCATCTCATATGTCTTTCTCTATCCAAAGTACCCATCAATCCACCTGCATGTGTTTCCTGTAGCAATAAAAGCCTAACAGAGCAGTGGGGTACACACCATTTGTTAGCTcgaaacaaaaatccatcatgtatatgatatttttcccacccttttccagttgtacagtttgcaaatggttttgaaaattcatgatcagtagggtacaattcttttatgctttcaagtcctggaaccttgacatctagttgattcaacagaacatttttacgtgacaaagcatcatcaacaatgttttctttacctttcttatatttcacaacatatggaaaagtttcaatgaattcaacccatttggcatgtctacgattcagtttttcttgcccctttaaatatttcaaaacctcatgatctgaatgaataacaaactcttttggccataaataatgttgccaagtctcaagagctcttaccaaagcatacaattctttatcatacaccgagtagttcagttgcgcacctcctaacttctcactgaagtatgcaaccggctgtccattttgcattaggacaccaccgattccgatcccacttgcatcacattcaacctcaaaggttttagtgatatccggtaacaccagcaagggggcttcggatagcctcttcttcaattctcggaatgctctctcttgtggttcaccccattggaaggcaacacatttctttgttaactcattcaacggagcagctatggtgatgaaatctctcacaaatctcctgtaaaaaccagcaagtccatgaaaacttctcacctgactcacattttcaggagttggccaatccttgattgctttcacctttgattcatcaacctgaattcctaaacctgaaacaacaaaaccaagaaacacaacctgatctgtacaaaatgtgcacttctcaaggttagcaaataatttttcttttcttagcacatccaaaacttgcttaatatgatcaacatgttcctccaatgtcctgctgtaaattagaatatcatcaaagtaaacaacaacaaactttccaatgaatgctcgcaagacatggttcatcaatctcatgaacgtactaggggcattggtcaaaccaaaaggcataactaaccattcatacagcccaaactttgttttaaaagcagttttccattcatctccaatctttattctaatttgatggtaaccacttctcaaatcaattttagaaaacatcatagaaccactccattcatcaagcatatcatctagcctaggaataggatgacgataacgaacggtgacgttgtttatggctctacaatctacacacatcctccaagaaccatctttctttggcaccaaaatcacaggaacagcacaaggacttaaactttctcgcacatatcctttatctaaaagttcttgtacttgcctttgaatctccttggtttcttccggattggtgcggtacgccggacggtttggaagtgcagctccagggatgagatcaatttgatgttcaatacCGCGCAAAGGAGGAAGCCCAATAGgtgtttcctttggaaaaacatcgtcatagtaacgtgcaacaacactagggacagatgttaagtcatgagctgaaagcaatgtgtccttgcacacaagtacaaatagtacttgatctgggtttttcctcacatctctcatttcagatttggtggctatcatcacgaagttctctccctttttttctatcatctctcatgtttggcttgtgactctcactcactgatttgtggagggcactcaaattattttttctctccttcttttgcactctcattcctcacttcggagctcttttgcaagtgctcagctaggatttgctgcggtgtcatgggtttaagaatcaactccttgttcttccacttgatggtgtattgattggttctaccacaatgtagagacgatcgatcatattgccatggtcttcccaacagcatgtggcacactatcataggcgccacatcacactctacagtgtcaatatattcaccaatcttgaatggaactttcactctttgtgcaatcttaatagaacctgaattattaagccattgcacatgatatggatggggatgtttcagcagcttcaacccaagcttttcaaccatttctttgcttgcaagattgtggcaactgccaccatcaatgatcactttgacaaccttatcttgcactttagctctagtctgaaaaagattgtgccgctgtccattttcagcatcgctcatttgtatactcaaaatctgagttacaacaagagcaacaccagattcaaattcacagatgtccttctcaagattactcttacttccactatcttcttgtttttcctcactagcagattcatactccccatgatcattcacaatgatggttctagcgtttggacactctcttgcaacatgaccacgaccaccacacttgaagcactgaattccactactcttggtagaagaacccactgagtttgctgatttgaatttctcattttgagcagccaactctttgctactagaagaaccaaggttgctagatcgtgcaccaccgtttgagctggaaaatgtagctttacttccacttcctttgggtgcaaatttacttccacttgctgCACTCTTTGTGCTGAAAGATACTCCTCTAGTGGATTTCATATCCTGCTACAATTGCCGCTcagctttgctagcttgatgcaccaattcaacaagattacgatattgctgaaattcaacaatgcgctgaatattttgatgcagccctgacataaatcttgcaattgtttgctcttcatcttcaaatacattggctctaatcatcgccttctccatctctttataatactcatcaatactgaggcttccttgcttcagattctgtagcttgtcaaataaatcacggcgataatgtttggggacaaatcttgctctcaattctctcttcatttcagcccatgaacgaacatcaccttgaccagcttcttctctttcattcaacatttgctcccaccagattagagcatacccatcaaactcaagagcagccatggcaaccttctttctcagaataattatgcacacaaaaaattttatccaccttcaactcccatgtaagatatgcttcaggatcagatcttccttcaaactggggcatggtgaattttaacttgccaaacctctcttcattgtgctgattacacctacgatttcttcggtgacgacgatcatcataatggggctgttcatcctcttcttcagtttcactttcttccaatccaatacctctcccatgtccatgaccagcacctctaccaccatgatcatgtcgtggaaaaggaggtcttcttgcattggcagcagctcgctctctacgccgttcccttgcacgacgagcagcttctccttcgctttcttcaacttcatcttcatggtgactgccatttgtattatcatgaggatgaatttgcaaccggtttatgagtgcttgaacattatttgttagcgtctccatgctttgtttcatctcattgaattgtgtcatggtgacacaatcatcaatctccggatgctcagacatcttgctgtaaaaaattagtgaaggcaaagcaacaatatatgtagaatagggaattatatgtggaatctcacaatctcacctctcttaccaacc from Sorghum bicolor cultivar BTx623 chromosome 3, Sorghum_bicolor_NCBIv3, whole genome shotgun sequence encodes the following:
- the LOC110433601 gene encoding uncharacterized protein LOC110433601, which produces MPFRVPASGVLGPRPGTEANQAFHTAPLAFHGAAPPNLGAQPNNVWNHQAMLAALVNSGVPPSRPQSAEWYFDTGASSHMSSNAGNLSALQPVHTPTPIIIGNGDTLPVTHRARAQIATTRAPLYLDNILVSPSLVKNLISVRSLTHDNNVSIEFDPFGFSVKDLPTRVEILRCNNNGELYPLASSSPQALVTTAPTMELWRQHLGHPRRQDWKIIEQRIEKRLSGWKGKMLTSGGRYSSEELTGCVNGRTYNGVKA